One window from the genome of Lutra lutra chromosome X, mLutLut1.2, whole genome shotgun sequence encodes:
- the LOC125091356 gene encoding keratin, type II cytoskeletal 8-like: MYQIKYEELQTLAGKHGDDLRRTKTEISEVNRSISPLQAEIEALKNQRAALEAAIADAEQRGELAIKDANGKVAELEAALQRAKQDMARQLREYQELMNVKLALDIEIATYRKLLEGEESRLESGMQNMSIHTKTTSGFSGGLSSTYGGLPSPGLNYGLSSFQSSFGSSGSFNRGSSSKAVVVKKIETRDGKLVSESSDVLSK, from the coding sequence ATGTACCAGATCAAGTACGAGGAGCTGCAGACATTGGCTGGGAAGCATGGGGATGACCTCCGTCGCACGAAGACGGAGATATCTGAGGTGAATCGGAGCATCAGCCCACTCCAGGCTGAGATCGAGGCCCTCAAAAACCAGAGGGCTGCCCTGGAGGCTGCCATTGCCGATGCTGAGCAGCGCGGGGAGCTGGCCATTAAGGACGCCAATGGCAAGGTGGCCGAGCTGGAGGCCGCCCTGCAGCGAGCCAAGCAGGACATGGCCCGGCAGCTGCGCGAGTACCAGGAGCTCATGAACGTCAAGTTGGCCCTGGACATCGAGATCGCCACCTACCGCAAGCTGCTGGAGGGCGAGGAGAGCCGGCTGGAGTCTGGGATGCAGAACATGAGTATCCATACTAAGACGACCAGCGGCTTCTCAGGTGGCCTGAGCTCGACCTATGGGGGCCTCCCAAGCCCTGGCCTCAACTATGGCCTGAGCTCCTTTCAGTCCAGCTTTGGCTCCTCCGGGTCCTTCAACCGTGGCAGCTCCTCCAAGGCTGTGGTGGTGAAGAAGATTGAGACCCGTGACGGGAAGCTGGTGTCCGAGTCATCTGATGTCCTGTCCAAGTGA